Proteins encoded in a region of the Candidatus Hydrogenedentota bacterium genome:
- a CDS encoding glycosyltransferase family 2 protein, which produces MSISLPLVSVVFPCLNEEGTIGRCVDAARTALDAAGIEAEIVVADNGSTDASRRVAEEAGARVVDADAPGYGSALRAGLRAAEGRYLVFLDADMSYDCGDIPRFVEALRDGADLVMGSRFRGGIDPGAMPRSHRYFGTPAMTLLANLLFGSRITDINCGMRAITREAFDRLDLRSQGMEFASEMVIKAARAKLDIREIPIVFHADQRGRRPHLRSFRDGWRHLQLMLHFCSMWLFLVPGMLLLGGNFAAIVAVSFDCVVSFVTYLVALSGTIVGTQLLLLGLSAQGRVPYSKYAPLAGRPLVRMFRSWIRIEKALVLGAVATAIGAAMLGYGILHVYWRPSTFWPSSSLPGIVEFNPAPIRLALIGVAIFANGLQVFFTSLIMGLFGLRLAEDEPAMNRNDHG; this is translated from the coding sequence ATGAGCATTTCATTGCCGCTGGTATCGGTCGTGTTTCCGTGCCTCAACGAGGAAGGCACGATTGGGCGTTGTGTGGACGCGGCGCGCACAGCCCTCGACGCGGCGGGCATCGAGGCGGAAATCGTCGTCGCGGACAACGGTTCGACGGATGCGTCGCGCCGCGTCGCGGAGGAGGCGGGCGCCCGTGTCGTTGACGCTGACGCGCCGGGTTACGGCAGCGCGTTGCGCGCCGGACTCCGTGCGGCGGAAGGCCGGTATCTTGTTTTCCTCGACGCGGACATGTCCTATGACTGCGGCGATATCCCGCGTTTTGTCGAGGCGTTGCGCGATGGCGCGGACCTCGTCATGGGATCGCGTTTTCGCGGGGGAATCGATCCCGGCGCCATGCCGCGATCGCACCGTTACTTCGGTACGCCGGCGATGACTCTGCTGGCCAACCTGTTGTTCGGTAGCCGCATCACCGACATCAACTGCGGGATGCGCGCCATTACCCGCGAGGCGTTCGACCGCCTGGATCTGCGTTCGCAGGGCATGGAATTCGCCTCGGAGATGGTGATCAAGGCCGCACGGGCCAAACTCGACATCCGGGAAATCCCGATTGTCTTCCATGCGGACCAGCGCGGACGCCGTCCGCACCTGCGATCGTTTCGCGACGGCTGGCGGCATCTCCAACTCATGCTGCATTTCTGTTCGATGTGGCTTTTTCTCGTGCCGGGGATGCTGCTGTTGGGAGGCAATTTCGCCGCGATTGTCGCCGTTTCGTTCGATTGCGTCGTGAGTTTCGTCACGTATCTGGTCGCACTATCGGGCACTATCGTCGGGACACAGCTTCTCCTGTTGGGCTTGAGCGCCCAAGGCCGTGTGCCGTACTCGAAATATGCGCCATTGGCCGGCCGCCCGCTGGTGCGCATGTTCCGATCCTGGATACGGATCGAGAAGGCCCTTGTCCTAGGTGCTGTCGCCACGGCCATCGGAGCCGCCATGCTGGGTTATGGAATTTTGCACGTTTATTGGCGCCCCTCCACATTTTGGCCGTCGTCGTCTCTGCCGGGAATTGTCGAATTCAATCCTGCGCCGATTCGGCTGGCGCTGATTGGCGTGGCAATCTTTGCCAATGGCCTTCAGGTTTTTTTCACATCGTTGATTATGGGTTTGTTTGGTCTTCGTCTTGCCGAAGACGAACCGGCAATGAACAGGAACGACCACGGATGA
- a CDS encoding DUF2851 family protein yields MDCTGSDRRFSEKYGHLRAMQHASHVSETTPVTEEAVRCLWYDHLFTDRGLCVDDGRALRVVSAGWWNRGEGPDFKGAQIELAGERVTGDVEIHLDHGGWMQHGHHLDDRYDHVALAVTLERTPPPAPPRTSKGRRIPVLLLSRFLEEDIQVLAGRLLMDDYPFRAENTGGKCSELAGQKGMHAVARMLGLAGEWRILTKARTLRERMERAGTEQALYEAFMTACGYGHFKHHFNALARQFHYGRVRQLARQDPLLLEAALLRIAGLFPDDLPEETHAVPHFGRLRGLLREALPGLKPLPLEWTGAGVRPVNNPERRLAGAARVLAHTARAGLLETVETIWREDCTPKSRLSAFEALFPAPMGYWANHCTWTGKTMARPCALIGPERIRSIVGNVFIPAELAIARQANNPAREERVFDFFTAMPKEAENRIGRIMLPRLAGPGASLKMTFRLQQGLLQIYQDWCEKNPACIGCPVAQFL; encoded by the coding sequence ATGGATTGCACCGGATCGGACCGACGTTTTTCGGAAAAATACGGCCATTTGCGCGCCATGCAACACGCGTCCCATGTTTCCGAAACGACGCCTGTCACCGAGGAGGCCGTCCGCTGCCTGTGGTACGATCACCTCTTCACGGATCGCGGACTTTGCGTGGACGATGGCCGCGCGTTGCGCGTTGTCTCGGCGGGGTGGTGGAATCGCGGCGAAGGGCCGGATTTCAAAGGCGCGCAGATAGAGCTGGCCGGCGAGCGGGTAACGGGGGACGTCGAGATCCACCTCGATCACGGAGGCTGGATGCAGCACGGCCATCATCTGGACGATCGCTACGACCATGTGGCGCTGGCCGTGACGCTCGAGCGCACTCCGCCCCCGGCGCCGCCCCGCACAAGCAAGGGACGCCGCATACCGGTCCTGCTCCTTTCGCGGTTTCTCGAAGAAGACATCCAAGTGTTGGCCGGCCGACTGCTCATGGACGATTATCCGTTTCGCGCGGAGAACACAGGCGGCAAGTGTTCGGAACTGGCCGGGCAAAAAGGCATGCACGCCGTGGCGCGTATGCTGGGACTTGCGGGCGAGTGGCGGATTCTCACCAAGGCGCGGACACTTCGGGAACGGATGGAGCGGGCGGGAACCGAACAGGCTTTGTACGAAGCGTTCATGACGGCCTGCGGCTACGGACACTTCAAGCATCACTTCAACGCCTTGGCGCGCCAATTTCATTATGGGCGCGTGCGCCAATTGGCCCGGCAGGATCCCCTGCTGCTCGAAGCGGCCCTGCTGCGCATCGCGGGGCTTTTCCCGGACGATTTGCCCGAAGAAACGCATGCCGTGCCGCATTTCGGACGCCTGCGCGGCCTGCTTCGGGAAGCCCTGCCGGGACTCAAGCCGCTTCCGCTCGAATGGACGGGCGCCGGCGTGCGGCCGGTGAACAATCCCGAACGACGCCTGGCCGGCGCCGCGCGGGTTTTGGCCCATACAGCCCGCGCGGGACTACTCGAAACCGTCGAGACGATCTGGCGCGAAGACTGCACGCCCAAATCCAGACTATCCGCCTTCGAGGCATTGTTCCCGGCGCCCATGGGGTATTGGGCCAATCATTGCACATGGACCGGCAAGACAATGGCAAGGCCATGCGCGTTGATTGGCCCCGAACGCATCCGTTCCATCGTCGGCAACGTCTTTATCCCCGCTGAACTGGCCATTGCGCGGCAAGCCAACAATCCGGCGCGCGAAGAACGCGTGTTCGACTTTTTCACCGCCATGCCCAAAGAAGCCGAGAACCGCATCGGACGCATCATGCTGCCCCGTCTCGCGGGACCCGGCGCATCCCTGAAAATGACCTTCCGCCTCCAACAAGGCCTCTTGCAAATCTACCAGGACTGGTGCGAAAAAAATCCTGCCTGCATCGGCTGCCCCGTCGCGCAATTCCTTTGA